The Plasmodium brasilianum strain Bolivian I chromosome 11, whole genome shotgun sequence nucleotide sequence ATTGGGGCTGATACATAAATGTTAAACGTTTTagatacatttattttgttttaataaaatgcTTCTCTACGAGTTACAGAGGtgatttcatatttttctaaatataattttctttaaaaggGGACTTCATTCTGTCAGtattatacttaaaattatgtatttctataatccttaattttttaattatttttgtagtatttataaaaaaataatacataggtttatatagatattttatttttttacaggaatattttttttgatttttcattttctactGTTAAGAGAGAAATTGCTGTTAGGTGCTAATTGAATGGGGAGATTTGTAGAtttctattaaaatatattttaaatattgatgtaaaaatttttaagggaataagttttttttttatgtattaaaattCCAATATCTTTGTATAATGGAATTATAACATTTACAGTTTCacacattaaaaaaacaacaatgtaataaaatagtggcaaagaaaaatattttattttaaaatattgaaatactttcaatctaaaaaaaattttgtttacattaataaaaaaaaataaataaactgCAGTatccttatatattatatttattataagtgaacttatgaatattatattctatttGAAGATACTTTAACCATTAAGCACAAAAATTcggtatatataatatattacgtAGTATTCCATAAGAAAAAGTCATGGCAAATAAAGCTTATTCtagtaaataattttgttatctataatagtagtaaataagaaaaaaataaaaaacattatattttttataattgacAATGGAAAACTGttcaaaatatgtatatgcaatATACGAGtttctaaaatataaactaCCACATAAGTTTTGAAATAAACAATACCTTTTCCCTatgaaaatatgatatacaaaaatatatagagtAATAATAGGAAATAACAATTTAATAAAgtgcatttttaaataaaagaaaaatgcgaagaaatagaaaaatacatttacgtAGTACAATTGaagtattttttgaaaaagaaaaagggtAATTTACTTCTTAATTTTAGGAAGAATGTATTGCATTTAAAATGTGTATTCTTCTTAACATAATTtgattttgaaaatatagtgttattacttttaattCAATActaacataaaattaatgtagggcccttcaaaattttaaacgtcacattttattttatgtataataattactACCTATTTGACGTCTgttgataaaaaatacacttttttttttttgcatgaTGTTATTTCTACGTTTTAGGACcttaatttatcatttatattaaataaatatatatataaataattgcaATAATATCATTTAGTTTATCCTGAGTTTCATTATTATCTGTATGACccttttgtataattttcattGTGTTTgagcacatttttttttctataaaaagAATTGTGGGTTGTGAAGTACAAAGGCacacttgttttttttaacacgtaaaaaaattatctcaGGGCAAAAAGgatattttacaatatacatattatgaatatgtaataacttgttctatatatttttatatacggTAAGAATAAGAAGttatttctatttaaaataaaacgaaagtAAAAATTGAAATGGTGAATGCtcaaataaaaacatattttttcatggAATTTATTTGtcgtttattttttgtaattctaGTGTAATTTTTTAGTTGAACTCATTGTATATTGGTAGAAAGCTTATTAGCCCATGcatgtaaatttatttttttttgagcttgttacacattatattattttatatttttacatatttcaaGTTCTAGTAATCctaagaattatttattaaggtGCATTTCCAAAACTTCATAATAACCTATTATTACTTGAATAGGTTCCTACAAATtcgtgtttttttttttttttttaaattttaagtatTGATTTTGGGTTCTACATTTTCAAATTACGTTAAAAATGAATCCCtagcaaattttttttttttttttttttttttactattgtatattttaaatttagaaaattcatagttttatttaaaaaaaaaaaaaaatttctagGTTATGGACAAATTATTTTCTCAAATATAAAAGCTACGTTTTTTaaatgctattttttttttttttttttttatatatatatatttatgagcgattattttctatttttttcaagtgAATATActatattcaattttttttttttctgtagcTTAATGGTCCATTTTGATAACTGTGAAATAGTACTCACATTTTAATTAGTATTTCCTGCCATATTTATTTGAAGTACAGTAACATAGTAAAATGTGAGTATGTTTgggcataaaaaataaaattatatataaatttttttttttaatttgttatcAAAAAGTTTGAAttataaaagtttttttaaataatttttttttaagtaaaatttatattttaaaaattaattacaaaaaataaaatttattattattatgaaatttttattttcttaattcgttattccctttttttttccacattttttttttatcattttttcgtatttcAAATTAACAGAtaatctttttataattttatgtacaaCTATagtatacttaaaaataaaaataagaataccGCAATAACACTGAAGTTTTAATCTTaagtataagtatatatatttatatatacacatgtacattaacgtacacatatatattaattaaaattttttgtgttaAATTCGTAATATATGGAACCTGTAGATGATTTAGATTCCATTAGTGTATATGATGATAGCGAATATAAGAAAGATTATGTAATAAGAGATTTATTGCGAGAAGTTATAACAAGTTCAATAAAGGAAATAGATGgaaaaagtattaatttACTAGAAACATTAATGAAATATGGATATGAACTAAATAGATGTATTGATAAGAGCAACTACTATATCAATGAAGCATTCTCGTCAAGAGTAAATACAGAAAAATTAAGGCGTAAATTAAGAGTGCATGTATTTACAGTTTTTAATGATGGAGACAGAGAACTAAGTTATCCTGCAAATATTACAGTTGAAGATTCAGCAAATGTTTATAGAAATGCTTCCCCATCATCCATGACATTTAATATTCAGGGTTATATTTTAGATGCAGATGAGAGTGATTATGATGATGTAGATGAATCAGAAAGGTTACCTACGAGAGTAATGAATGAAAGGAGGAATTCTGGTTATTTCATTGAGGATGATGATGAAGATGAAGAAGGAAGTGAGATGATTAATGAAGAAGTCGTTAGTAAATATTCGGGTACGGACATTGATGAGGATtgtgaaaataatgaaaacattGATTATCGTAATACAAGTGTCATGAAATTTACGTCCTTTTTTTCAACTATTATGGTTATGAGAGAAAATGAAACAATtgtatatgataaaaaatacaaaaattattacgaTTGTGATAAATTGACTTTTACACGTACACTAAGTGAAagaagaaatgaaataattaaagtgtatttatttttagacCAAAAAACCCCTTTTTTTGAACTatcgaaaaaattaagtatttTTATGAAGTCACCTGAAGAAACCATCCCAGAAATAATGAAACGCATTTATGAATATTGTTTAGAAAAAGACCTAGTTGATTCCATTAGtgctaaaataaaaacagatGAGAagttaaaagatatattaggTGTAGATGAATGTGAATTTAGTGATCTACCCAAGCTTTTGCAGAAGAATTTTGTAATTCAGAAACCAATAGTACTAGAACATATTGTTGACTTAGAGAATGAAGATGAATCTGAAAGTATATATGATATTGTCGTTGATATTTTTGAACCGTTTGTAACTTTAGACAGTGGTAAAcgtaaaaaatttgtacttGATTCGCATCACTTAAATGAcgtattacaatttttaaaaaagcatGAAATAAATGAGGAAGAGAACGAGGACACACTGAATGAAGACTCTATTAAAGAGTGCACTTGTActacaaataatttatgtagtAGGGATAATAATAGATTAGATGAAAATGTTTACCCAGCAGATGTTAGGAACAATTTATTGAATGTAAATGGTGGTGACATAGTGAATGAAAACGCGGAAGAGGAAAATATGGAACTAGAAGATGTGGAGGAAAATTATGATAAGAAAGATTATATAAACAGTGGGAGAATAATAACTGTACTTACAGAAAAGGGTGATATAGaggaatatttaattaaagagTGCTCCgaattttgtaaaaagtataaaaatttaaatttaaattctGTGGGAGTTACTATATTTGAAAAGATGAATGGATTACAAAGTGAAATAGAAAGTATAGATgatgatattataaatatattatgtaagattagaaaaaagaataatttaagaTTACGTTATACAAGATTTTATGAAGACCCATGTGGATTTATTGAGCATGTAATGAATAGTAAATTTCCTGTGGATTTCGAAAATTTAGATGATAATATTGATTACATTTATGACCAAGCAGCTAATATTAATGATGACAATTATTATAAACTCCCTTGGGTTCATAGAGGCATTTCAAAGTATTTGTTAATTAAGGATAAAAATTTGGATGATGTTCttaaatcttttttaaattctatgAATTTGGAAAGTAAAAGAAAGATTAGTAGTAGGAGCTcgaatggaaataaaaaacaaagagtacctttaaatgaacaaaataattattgtCCATATAACGatagtaatagcaataacaactatagtaataataataataataattattatgataataacaataataacagtaatgccaataatgataataatatgaataatatgcttaatatgaacagtatgcttaatatgaacaatatgtataatatgaacaatttgtataatatgaacaatatgcaaaatgtgagcaatatgcaaaatattaataataataatagtaatattaataacaataatttatgttattattatgataataataatatgaattatagCACTCCAGACCCTTTTAACATTTCGATGCAAAATTatggaaataatataaattatgaaagcAACAATATGCAAAACTCTGGTGGTTTTCAGATGAATAACAATACAAATGATAATGAAGTAAGGTTAAACATGAATgctgaaaataattttatgcaAAATAATGAACAAGTTAATTTTAACGCTTATAATATTAATCAGGTTGCTGCTTACCCAACGTACATGAATTTCCCTTTTAATATGACATCTCAAAATGATTTTAATGCAATGTATAATGGTACATTACCTATGGAGTTATACccaaatgaaaatttttacaattctGGCAACTTTGCTCCATAAGAAATggacaaaatattaaaagggAAATCATATTACAAGCGTACACACTgcatattgtatatataatgtaatcaaaatttaaagaacATTTTAAACCCgcaacttttaaaaaataaatatatgattttcCATAATGATTTTTTACTGTAGCTtaccttttcttttatttcttgtaTGATTTTATTCATCTTGTTAAATTTAATTCAGCTTTGTtgaatattacaaaatttttttttaattctattttcattgttatttaatataattcaattttgtgcagttctattttttaaattttaaataaatgcagtttaaaaaaaaaaaaaattattttagcagtttaataaattaattatatccTTTAACTtgttaacaatttttttcctcttattaaaaaaaaaaaacttattataagcacatatgtacatatatatacatacattattacgtatatgcatttacgtaaaatatacacacatatacaaaaAAGCCTAAGTGAATTAACAACAGCATCATCgccattttgttttattttgttgcGGGTATGAGTACATCCGTGAACATGTATCTTGATGGTCTTAATAAAGATCCTTTATTATCTCTCCTGTCAATGTAGTCCCCCCAATTACctgataaattattatatgtaaaatttaaagCAAATGACCTAAATGGTTTCTCATATGAAGGAATTGGAAATGTCTGTGTGTCTGGATTATTTTCCCCATAAGGTATCATGTTGTATCTCCAAATATGTTTTGGTTTAAAACGAACTATTGGTTCATCctcttttataattaaatatttgcaCAGTTCATtgaaattgtttttttgtgTTGCATCTTTTAGTGCCTTTTCCCTAATAG carries:
- a CDS encoding SWI/SNF-related matrix-associated actin-dependent regulator of chromatin produces the protein MEPVDDLDSISVYDDSEYKKDYVIRDLLREVITSSIKEIDGKSINLLETLMKYGYELNRCIDKSNYYINEAFSSRVNTEKLRRKLRVHVFTVFNDGDRELSYPANITVEDSANVYRNASPSSMTFNIQGYILDADESDYDDVDESERLPTRVMNERRNSGYFIEDDDEDEEGSEMINEEVVSKYSGTDIDEDCENNENIDYRNTSVMKFTSFFSTIMVMRENETIVYDKKYKNYYDCDKLTFTRTLSERRNEIIKVYLFLDQKTPFFELSKKLSIFMKSPEETIPEIMKRIYEYCLEKDLVDSISAKIKTDEKLKDILGVDECEFSDLPKLLQKNFVIQKPIVLEHIVDLENEDESESIYDIVVDIFEPFVTLDSGKRKKFVLDSHHLNDVLQFLKKHEINEEENEDTLNEDSIKECTCTTNNLCSRDNNRLDENVYPADVRNNLLNVNGGDIVNENAEEENMELEDVEENYDKKDYINSGRIITVLTEKGDIEEYLIKECSEFCKKYKNLNLNSVGVTIFEKMNGLQSEIESIDDDIINILCKIRKKNNLRLRYTRFYEDPCGFIEHVMNSKFPVDFENLDDNIDYIYDQAANINDDNYYKLPWVHRGISKYLLIKDKNLDDVLKSFLNSMNLESKRKISSRSSNGNKKQRVPLNEQNNYCPYNDSNSNNNYSNNNNNNYYDNNNNNSNANNDNNMNNMLNMNSMLNMNNMYNMNNLYNMNNMQNVSNMQNINNNNSNINNNNLCYYYDNNNMNYSTPDPFNISMQNYGNNINYESNNMQNSGGFQMNNNTNDNEVRLNMNAENNFMQNNEQVNFNAYNINQVAAYPTYMNFPFNMTSQNDFNAMYNGTLPMELYPNENFYNSGNFAP